Below is a window of Myxococcus guangdongensis DNA.
CCTCGTCGGGGAAGAGGACGTACTCGACGGGGACCTTGCTCTTGCGCACCGCCTGGACGATTTCGTCCGACTCCGCCTGCAGCACGCGCGGGTCGTTGGCGCCCTGGATGACGAGCAGCGGCTGGCGAATCTTCTCCGCGTGGAACAGGGGGGAGATTTCGCGCAGCATCGCCTCCTGCGTCTCCGGGTTGCCCACCTCCTGGTAGAGCGCCTGGCGCCGTGACTCCCAGTGGGCGGGCATGCTCTTGAGGGTGCGCAGCCAGTTGGACACGCCGAAGATGTCCACGCCCACGTTGAAGACGCCCGGGTGGTACGTCAGCGCGGCCAGCGTCATGTAGCCGCCGTAGCTGCCGCCGATGATGCCCACGCGCTCGCCGTCCACGTACGGGAGGCTGGCCAGGTACTTCTTCGCCTCCACGCAGTCGAGCAGCGGCTCCTTGCCGTGCTTCTGGTCATCCGCCGTGTAGAACGTCTTGCCGTAGCCGGAGCTGCCCCGGTTGTTGATGGCCAGCACCACGTAGCCGTGGTTGACCAGGTACTGAATCATCGGGTTGTAGCCCTTGCGGGACTGGCCACCGGGGCCGCCGTGCACCCAGATGAGCGCGGGCGCCCGCGTCTGGGCGGTGGCCTGATGCGGCTTGAAGAGGACGTTGGGAATCACCATCCCGTCGAAGGACTTGAAGCGCACCACCTCCGCGTCGACCAGGTCCTTGGCGTCGATTTCGGTGGTGAGGTTGTCCGTCAGGCGGGTGGCCTTCTTCGTCGCGAGGTCGAAGACGTAGAGGTTGTTGGGCGAGCGGTCCCCGCGGTGGTGGAAGGCCAGGCGCTTCTCACCGCGGCCGATGGACACGCTGGTGATGTCGCCCTCGGGCAGCCTGGGCAGCTCCAGCTGCTTGCCCGTCTTCGTGTCCTGCACGCGGATGACGGTGCTGGCGTCCGCGTTGATGCCGGTGACGCGCAGCGCGCCGTTGCGGGAGAAGTACGTGTACATCACGTCCCAGTCCGTCTTCTCCACCTCCTCCATCTTCCCGGTGGCGAGCACGTAGCGCACCACGCGGGTGAACTCGGAGCCCTCGTCGGTGAGCAGGTAGAGCGCGGTGGAGGTGGTGTCGAACTCGGCGGGGCTCCAGGTGGCGGTGCCCTGGTGCTGGCTGATGTGCTTGCGCTCCTTCGTGGCGAGGTTCAGCAGGTACACGTCGCTGTCGGCCGTGGTGTGGGTCTTCTCCACGGCGATCCACTGCTCGTCCGCGGACACGGCGCCCACGTCCAGGCCGTCCTCGTTCTGGTACAGCCGCGTGCGCTCGAACGTCTTCGCGTCGTAGCGGTACAGGTCCATGAAGCGCTCGTCGCGCTCGTTGGTGAGGACGTAGAAGCCCGCCTCGTCCTGGCTCCAGCCGAAGAAGACGGCGCGGTGCTTGTCGCCCGGGGTGATGTCCTTCTCCTTCCCGTCCGGGGTGCGCACGTAGAGGTGGTGCTGCTCGTTGCCGCCCTGGTCGCGCGTGAAGAGGATGCGCTCGTCCTTCGGGAAGTAGCTCACCGCGAAGGTGCTGTCCGTGGTGGAGCGGGTGAGCTGGGTGGGCTTGCCGCCCTTCACCGGCGCGGAGAAGACGTTGTAGATGCCCGTCTGGTTCGACGAGTACAGCACCCGCTGCTCGTCGGAGGAGAAGGACGCGCCCCGAATCAGCGTCGTCTTCATGAACTGCTGGATGGTGTAGTGCTTCGAGGGGCGCGTGGACGCGCGCTCGACCTCGGCCTTGCCGGACGCGGCGGCCTTCGGCGCGGCGGGGTTGGCCAGCGCGAGGGTGGGGACGAGGGTCGCGAGGGCCATGGCCCGCGACACGGTGAACCAGGACGGCATGGTGGACTCCAATGGGGGTGTGGAACCCGGAAGCGGCGCCGCCGTCCGGTGTCCCACCTTGTACACGAATGACGTCGGGCGGGATTGCATGCGCTCGCGAGCCCGCCTCGGGGAGCGAGCGGGCGAGGGTCTTTCACGGGAAGAGGAGCCGGGGCCCTCCGGGGTTGTGTTGGACGATGCAAGACCCCCAGAGGACACCGGTCCGACGCGCGCCCGCCCCTGCCAGTCACCGCGAGCGCAATCAACTCGTCCTGCCCGTCCCGGAGCGACCCGTGGAGGAGGCGCTCGTGGAGGCGCGCGTGTGGCTCGACGGCATGCACGCGCGGATGCTGGAGGCCGACGACGACGTGCTGCACCAGGACATGCACTCGCTGCACCTGGGCCTGCTCTCGCTGCGACGGCGTTGGAGCCAG
It encodes the following:
- a CDS encoding S9 family peptidase — its product is MPSWFTVSRAMALATLVPTLALANPAAPKAAASGKAEVERASTRPSKHYTIQQFMKTTLIRGASFSSDEQRVLYSSNQTGIYNVFSAPVKGGKPTQLTRSTTDSTFAVSYFPKDERILFTRDQGGNEQHHLYVRTPDGKEKDITPGDKHRAVFFGWSQDEAGFYVLTNERDERFMDLYRYDAKTFERTRLYQNEDGLDVGAVSADEQWIAVEKTHTTADSDVYLLNLATKERKHISQHQGTATWSPAEFDTTSTALYLLTDEGSEFTRVVRYVLATGKMEEVEKTDWDVMYTYFSRNGALRVTGINADASTVIRVQDTKTGKQLELPRLPEGDITSVSIGRGEKRLAFHHRGDRSPNNLYVFDLATKKATRLTDNLTTEIDAKDLVDAEVVRFKSFDGMVIPNVLFKPHQATAQTRAPALIWVHGGPGGQSRKGYNPMIQYLVNHGYVVLAINNRGSSGYGKTFYTADDQKHGKEPLLDCVEAKKYLASLPYVDGERVGIIGGSYGGYMTLAALTYHPGVFNVGVDIFGVSNWLRTLKSMPAHWESRRQALYQEVGNPETQEAMLREISPLFHAEKIRQPLLVIQGANDPRVLQAESDEIVQAVRKSKVPVEYVLFPDEGHGFTKKKNEEEAYSRTRAFLDQYLKKPASGPTN